A genome region from Setaria italica strain Yugu1 chromosome III, Setaria_italica_v2.0, whole genome shotgun sequence includes the following:
- the LOC101756731 gene encoding sorting and assembly machinery component 50 homolog A — MSAAAEPAADQNPKPKDAKPHEPTAEAGAEFAEEEYEEDGEEYEEEEEEELDGPAAAAAERERVQSVFRRLSSDPVGIRVHDVIIKGNTKTRDELIEAEVADLLRAAPTVQDLLRAASVATGRLHRLDVFDAVKITLDAGPPELPGTTNVVVEVVEAANPLTGTAGVYSKPEARSWSLEGSLKLKNPFGYGDIWDASGSYGWDQTTEVGVGIYLPRFKSIPTPLMARASLSSQDWLKFSSYKERLLGLSFGLISTMNHDLSYNLTWRTLTDPSRASSKAIRRQLGHNLLSALKYTYKIDERDSLLRPTKGYAFQSTSQVGGLWDNKGLRFFRQEFDVRGAVPLGFYNAALNVGVGAGVILPLGRGFMNSSSPVPDRFFLGGHSSPVCSLSGLSSLLGFKTRGVGPTEARRLVPNESDSGSAPAPGRDYLGGDLAVSAFADLSFDLPLKLFRDAGIHGHAFLAAGNLTKLSEGEYKNFSVSDFKRTFRSSAGAGIILPTKLFRVEVNYCYILKQAEHDSGKTGIQFSFSSPM; from the exons ATGTCTGCCGCCGCCGAACCCGCCGCCGACCAAAACCCTAAGCCTAAGGACGCCAAGCCCCACGAGCCCACTGCCGAAGCCGGAGCCGAGTTCGCGGAGGAAGAGTACGAAGAGGATGGAGAGGagtacgaggaggaggaggaggaggagctggacgggcccgcggccgcggcggcggagcgggagcGGGTGCAGTCCGTGTTCCGGAGGCTGTCGTCCGACCCCGTGGGCATCCGCGTCCACGACGTGATCATCAAGGGCAACACCAAGACGCGGGATGAGCTCATCGAGGCGGAGGTCGCCGACctgctccgcgccgcccccaCCGTGCAGGACCTGCTCCGGGCCGCCAGCGTCGCCACCGGCCGGCTGCACAGGCTCGACGTCTTCGACGCCGTCAAGATCACGCTCGACGCGGGGCCACCCGAGCTGCCCGGCACCACCAACGTTGTCGTCGAGGTCGTCGAGGCCGCCAACCCCCTCACCGGTACCGCCGGCGTATACTCGAAGCCCGAG GCAAGATCTTGGTCGTTGGAAGGGTCACTTAAGTTGAAGAATCCGTTCGGCTATGGTGACATCTGGGATGCATCAGGTTCCTATGGTTGGGACCAAACAACAGAGGTTGGAGTTGGAATCTACCTACCAAGGTTTAAATCAATACCAACACCGTTGATGGCCCGGGCATCTTTGTCATCACAAGATTGGCTGAAGTTTTCATCATACAAGGAGCGTCTACTTGGCCTTTCATTTGGCTTGATTTCAACAATGAACCATGACTTGTCTTACAACCTTACGTGGCGTACCTTAACTGATCCGTCACGTGCCTCATCTAAGGCTATAAGGAGGCAGTTAGGGCATAACCTTCTTTCTGCATTGAAGTACACATACAAGATCGATGAGAGGGATTCACTTCTCAGGCCAACAAAAGGATATGCATTTCAGTCAACTTCTCAAGTTGGTGGTCTATGGGATAACAAGGGCTTGAGATTTTTTCGGCAG GAGTTTGATGTTCGTGGCGCTGTGCCTTTGGGATTTTATAATGCTGCTCTAAATGTTGGCGTCGGAGCGGGTGTCATTTTACCACTTGGAAGGGGGTTCATGAATTCGTCTTCACCTGTGCCTGATAGGTTTTTCCTTGGAGGTCATTCTTCTCCAGTTTGCAGCTTGAGCGGGCTGTCATCCCTGCTGGGTTTTAAAACAAGAGGAGTTGGCCCAACAGAAGCACGGAGGCTTGTACCCAATGAATCAGACAGTGGCTCTGCTCCGGCTCCAGGAAGGGATTACTTGGGAGGTGATCTGGCTGTGTCTGCCTTTGCTGACCTTTCTTTTGATCTGCCACTGAAGTTATTCAGAGATGCTGGAATCCACGGTCATGCATTTCTGGCTGCTGGGAACCTTACGAAATTGTCGGAGGGCGAGTACAAGAATTTCTCAGTATCTGATTTTAAGCGCACATTCAGGAGCTCTGCTGGTGCTGGCATTATTTTGCCTACTAAACTTTTCCGGGTGGAG GTGAATTATTGTTACATTCTGAAGCAAGCTGAGCATGACAGTGGAAAGACCGGAATCCAGTTCAGCTTCTCCTCACCCATGTAG
- the LOC101757151 gene encoding uncharacterized protein LOC101757151: MAADDAARSSRRMDLNLYLGLPRAPRARRPDLGSDLALGTPMLSSSSPSSSAASADAPPPEGEPLHPPYSPSRADLVRPPTPAHEPYNPFAPEALPPYMPPPPLPVPGALPVLADELEFGFSDAHLGLVERLADRPSSSTASSSFRPDRAERFRRLMCMSGSRYFRPRRFRSDLPPLSSEAPSLENDAPPQPPEPEEPVHDTVEENKVVADGAVVGVSEDEGTEHGKSAAMFECNICFEMAAEPVVTSCGHLFCWPCLYQWLHVHSSHKECPVCKGEVTEGNITPIYGRGNSGSDVEKKVAEDGNASGPKIPPRPHGNRLESFRQQFHHLRPISRRLGEAHGFLSTWRRILDQHLMNSVSRFEGPPEATAQEIPPNASRFSRMTTRLRARRLQREAENPTSIASSAPGSGGQPGNNISDLPRRTSSPFPSEGMDLLRHFDFSDLEDSERFATAFSELRRIVRPSHYGASTSSNPPNPEPVDGTHIVTGLAADQASNSSTMAVIQEDAAFTESAGEPSNAGSSRSLRRRRGGDALGSLDVDGGDLHQNKRRRLN, encoded by the coding sequence ATGGCCGCCGATGACGCGGCGCGGAGCAGCAGACGGATGGATCTGAACCTCTACCTCGgcctcccccgcgcgccgcgcgcccgccgccccgaTCTCGGCTCCGACCTCGCGCTCGGAACCCCCATGCTGTCGTCATCGTCTCCAtcctcctcggccgcctccgcggacgcgccgccgccggagggcgAGCCGCTCCACCCGCCCTACTCCCCGTCCCGCGCCGATTTGGTGCGCCCGCCGACCCCGGCGCACGAGCCCTACAACCCGTTCGCGCCCGAGGCGCTCCCGCCCTACatgcctccgccgcccctgccgGTTCCAGGGGCTTTACCTGTGCTCGCCGATGAGCTTGAGTTCGGTTTCTCCGACGCGCACCTGGGTCTGGTCGAGCGGTTAGCAgaccggccgtcgtcgtcgaccgcATCCTCTTCGTTCCGCCCAGATCGTGCCGAACGCTTCCGCCGCTTGATGTGCATGAGTGGGTCTCGCTACTTCCGGCCAAGACGGTTCCGGTCAGACCTTCCACCTCTCAGCTCAGAGGCCCCTAGCCTGGAGAATGATGCTCCACCACAACCACCTGAACCAGAAGAGCCTGTCCATGATACTGTGGAGGAGAACAAGGTGGTTGCCGATGGTGCTGTTGTGGGCGTCTCAGAGGATGAGGGAACCGAGCATGGTAAGAGTGCTGCAATGTTTGAGTGTAATATCTGCTTTGAAATGGCTGCTGAGCCGGTGGTTACCTCCTGCGGCCATCTTTTCTGCTGGCCATGTTTATATCAGTGGTTGCATGTCCACTCTAGCCATAAGGAGTGCCCTGTCTGCAAAGGAGAGGTGACTGAAGGGAACATTACTCCTATCTATGGGAGGGGGAATTCAGGTTCAGATGTGGAGAAGAAGGTTGCAGAGGATGGAAATGCATCTGGCCCCAAGATTCCACCAAGGCCACATGGCAATCGGCTAGAGAGCTTCCGGCAGCAGTTTCACCATTTGCGACCCATATCTAGAAGGCTTGGTGAGGCGCACGGTTTTTTGTCTACGTGGAGGCGCATTCTTGATCAGCATTTAATGAATAGCGTGAGCAGGTTTGAAGGGCCTCCTGAAGCAACTGCCCAGGAAATTCCTCCGAATGCAAGCCGTTTTAGCCGAATGACTACTAGGTTGAGAGCAAGGAGGTTGCAAAGAGAAGCAGAAAACCCTACATCCATTGCTTCATCTGCCCCAGGTAGTGGTGGGCAGCCTGGAAACAATATATCCGATCTTCCAAGGCGCACTTCAAGTCCATTTCCATCAGAAGGGATGGATTTATTGCGACACTTTGATTTTTCTGACCTTGAAGACTCGGAAAGGTTTGCGACTGCTTTCAGTGAACTTAGGCGAATTGTAAGGCCTAGCCATTACGGGGCATCAACATCATCAAACCCACCAAATCCTGAGCCGGTTGATGGAACTCATATTGTCACGGGACTGGCTGCAGATCAAGCTTCTAATTCAAGCACCATGGCTGTGATTCAGGAAGATGCAGCTTTCACTGAAAGCGCTGGAGAACCTAGTAATGCAGGGTCTTCACGATccctgaggaggaggagaggaggtgatGCCTTAGGTTCTTTGGATGTAGATGGTGGGGACCTACATCAGAACAAGAGAAGACGCCTAAACTAA
- the LOC101757934 gene encoding RING-H2 finger protein ATL66 codes for MAAQEGAAGGSQQVVMRWRYGDVGDSNFAVHGRAVPLLVGLLCAVVFFVALCLYLRWRCHRYTPDPEAGASSSSAAAAATASMPGLDADAIRGLPVTLYRPPPSALPPRLPGKGDDGVDGNEEVDDHAAALCSICISALVAGEKVKVLPPCGHCFHPDCVDAWLRSQASCPLCRCLLLAATSKPAAVNGSDDAV; via the coding sequence ATGGCAGCGCaggagggcgcggcgggcgggagccAGCAGGTGGTGATGCGGTGGCGGTACGGGGACGTGGGCGACAGCAACTTCGCGGTGCACGGCCGCGCCGTGCCGCTGCTCGTGGGCCTGCTCTGCGCGGTCGTCTTCTTCGTCGCGCTCTGCCTCTACCTCCGCTGGCGGTGCCACCGGTACACGCCCGACCCGGAGGcgggcgcgtcgtcgtcgtccgcggcagcggcggccacgGCTTCGATGCCcggcctcgacgccgacgccatcCGCGGGCTGCCCGTCACGCTGTACCGCCCGCCCCCGTCGGCGCTgccccctcgcctcccgggTAAAGGCGACGACGGCGTGGACGGCAACGAGGAGGTCGACGACCACGCTGCGGCGCTGTGCTCGATCTGCATCAGCGCGCTGGTGGCCGGCGAGAAGGTGAAGGTGCTTCCGCCCTGCGGCCACTGCTTCCACCCCGACTGCGTCGACGCCTGGCTCCGGTCCCAGGCCAGCTGCCCGCTCTGCCggtgcctcctcctcgccgccacaTCCAAGCCCGCCGCCGTCAACGGAAGCGACGACGCCGTGTGA
- the LOC101757538 gene encoding pyruvate decarboxylase 1, which yields METLLVSNPANGVAKPTCNGVGALPLANSHAVIAAPPPPAAAVAPACATLGRHLARRLVQIGATDVFAVPGDFNLTLLDYLIAEPGLNLVGCCNELNAGYAADGYARSRGVGACAVTFTVGGLSVLNAIAGAYSENLPVICIVGGPNSNDYGTNRVLHHTIGLPDFSQELRCFQAITCHQAVVNNLDDAHEQIDTAIATALRESKPVYISVSCNLAGLSHPTFSREPVPLFISPRLSNKANLEYAVEAAAEFLNKAVKPVMVGGPKIRAAKAKKAFAAIADASGYPFAVMPSAKGLVPEHHPRFIGTYWGAVSTTFCAEIVESADAYLFAGPIFNDYSSVGYSLLLKREKAVIVQPDRVVVGNGPAFGCILMAEFLRALAKRLERNTTAYDNYRRIFVPDRDPPNGKPDEPLRVNILFKHIKGMLSGDTAVVAETGDSWFNCQKLRLPEGCGYEFQMQYGSIGWSVGATLGYAQAAKDKRVIACIGDGSFQVTAQDVSTMLRCGQRSVIFLINNGGYTIEVEIHDGPYNVIKNWDYTGLVDAIHNSDGNCWTKKVRTEEELKEAIATATGAKKDCLCFIEVIVHKDDTSKELLEWGSRVSAANSRPPNPQ from the exons ATGGAGACCCTCCTGGTCAGCAACCCGGCCAACGGCGTGGCGAAGCCGACCTGCAACGGCGTCGGCGCGCTGCCGTTGGCCAACTCCCACGCCGtcatcgccgcgccgccgccgccggcggccgcggtggccccGGCGTGCGCCACTCTCGGCCGCCACCTGGCGCGCCGGCTCGTGCAGATCGGCGCCACCGACGTCTTCGCCGTCCCCGGGGACTTCAACCTCACCCTGCTGGACTACCTCATCGCCGAGCCCGGGCTGAACCTCGTCGGCTGCTGCAACGAGCTCAACGCTGGGTACGCCGCCGACGGATACGCGCGCTCCAGGGGCGTCGGCGCCTGCGCCGTCACGTTCACCGTCGGGGGCCTCAGCGTGCTCAACGCCATCGCCGGCGCGTACAGCGAGAACCTCCCCGTCATCTGCATCGTCGGCGGGCCAAACTCCAACGACTACGGCACCAACCGCGTCCTGCACCACACCATCGGCCTCCCGGACTTCTCCCAGGAGCTCCGTTGCTTCCAGGCCATCACCTGCCACCAG GCCGTCGTGAACAACCTGGACGACGCGCACGAGCAGATCGACACGGCCATCGCCACGGCGCTGAGGGAGAGCAAACCGGTGTACATCAGCGTCAGCTGCAACCTCGCCGGCCTCTCTCATCCGACGTTCAGCCGAGAGCCAGTGCCCCTGTTCATCTCACCAAG ATTGAGCAACAAGGCGAACCTAGAGTACGCcgtggaggccgcggcggagtTCCTGAACAAGGCCGTGAAGCCGGTGATGGTGGGCGGGCCCAAGATCCGGGCggccaaggccaagaaggcgttcgccgccatcgccgacgCCAGCGGGTACCCGTTCGCGGTGATGCCGTCGGCCAAGGGCCTGGTCCCGGAGCACCACCCGCGGTTCATCGGCACCTACTGGGGCGCCGTGAGCACCACGTTCTGCGCCGAGATCGTGGAGTCCGCCGACGCCTACCTCTTCGCGGGGCCCATCTTCAACGACTACAGCTCCGTCGGCTACTCGCTCCTGCTCAAGCGGGAGAAGGCCGTCATCGTGCAGCCCGACCGCGTGGTCGTCGGCAACGGCCCGGCGTTCGGGTGCATCCTCATGGCCGAGTTCCTCCGGGCGCTCGCCAAGCGGCTGGAGCGGAACACGACGGCGTACGACAACTACCGCCGGATCTTCGTCCCCGACCGCGATCCGCCCAACGGCAAGCCCGACGAGCCACTCAGGGTGAACATCCTCTTCAAGCACATCAAGGGCATGCTCTCCGGCGacaccgccgtcgtcgccgagaCCGGCGACTCGTGGTTCAACTGCCAGAAGCTCAGGCTCCCCGAGGGTTGCGG GTACGAGTTCCAGATGCAGTACGGGTCGATCGGGTGGTCGGTGGGCGCGACGCTCGGGTACGCCCAGGCGGCCAAGGACAAGCGTGTCATCGCCTGCATCGGCGACGGCAGCTTTCAG GTGACGGCGCAGGACGTGTCGACGATGCTGCGGTGCGGGCAGCGGAGCGTCATCTTCCTCATAAACAACGGCGGGTACACCATCGAGGTGGAGATCCACGACGGCCCGTACAACGTGATCAAGAACTGGGACTACACGGGCCTCGTCGACGCCATCCACAACTCCGACGGAAACTGCTGGACCAAGAAGGTCCGGACGGAGGAGGAGCTCAAGGAGGCGatcgcgacggcgacgggcgccAAGAAGGACTGCCTCTGCTTCATCGAGGTGATCGTGCACAAGGACGACACGAGCAAGGAGCTCCTCGAGTGGGGCTCCAGGGTCTCGGCCGCCAACAGCAGGCCGCCGAATCCGCAGTGA
- the LOC111256806 gene encoding protein ALP1-like, whose translation MRFTFVIAGWPGSVHDMRVFKDALDKYGDKFPHPPEGKFYLVDSGYANRTGYLAPYKGTKYYLPEFRAGQIPKGKKEHFNYAHSSLRNVIERSFGVLKNKWRILRDLPSYPMAKQSQIIIACMAIHNFIRESAIGDVDFENADHEENDATPSEGPSSQGNEGATQHEYEDQSMNQFRDWIADGLFNRS comes from the exons atgagaTTTACCTTTGTCATCGCGGGATGGCCTGGATCGGTTCATGACATGAGAGTCTTCAAAGATGCATTGGACAAGTATGGCGATAAATTTCCACACCCCCCTGAAG GGAAGTTTTATCTTGTCGACTCTGGATACGCAAACCGTACTGGGTATCTTGCCCCGTACAAGGGTACGAAATATTATCTACCAGAATTTCGAGCCGGACAAATTCCCAAAGGTAAAAAGGAGCATTTCAATTATGCACATTCATCATTAAGAAATGTCATCGAGAGGTCATTTGGGGTGTTGAAGAACAAATGGCGTATTCTGCGCGATTTACCATCTTATCCAATGGCAAAGCAAAGTCAAATAATTATTgcttgcatggcaattcataatttcattagaGAGAGTGCTATTGGTGATGTTGATTTTGAGAATGCGGATCATGAGGAAAACGATGCTACACCTTCTGAAGGACCATCATCTCAAGGAAATGAAGGTGCTACCCAACATGAATATGAAGATCAAAGCATGAACCAGTTTCGGGATTGGATAGCCGATGGATTGTTCAATAGGTCATAG